The following coding sequences lie in one Alloacidobacterium dinghuense genomic window:
- a CDS encoding response regulator codes for MTEIAKSKRSARKKVFIVDDHPLLRQGLALMINRENDLMVCAEAEEAQAVMKAIAADKPDILIVDISLNGPDGLDLLKNIRALYPDLPVLILSMHDESIYAERALRARANGYIMKQEATEKVLVAVRRILGGEIYLSDRMASKLLHQYISGASTDLDSQLSALSDRELEVFRLIGEGRGTRQIAEKLHLSIKTVETYQAHIKDKLSLRSGRELVQHAIQSKLR; via the coding sequence ATGACAGAGATCGCCAAATCAAAACGCTCTGCGCGGAAGAAAGTCTTCATCGTGGACGACCATCCCCTGCTGCGCCAGGGCTTGGCGCTCATGATCAATCGCGAAAACGATCTGATGGTTTGCGCAGAGGCCGAAGAAGCGCAGGCAGTGATGAAAGCAATCGCCGCAGACAAGCCGGATATCTTGATTGTTGATATCTCGCTCAATGGTCCAGATGGATTGGATCTTCTGAAAAATATCCGTGCGCTCTATCCAGATCTCCCCGTACTCATCCTCTCGATGCATGATGAGTCCATCTACGCGGAGCGCGCACTACGGGCTCGCGCGAACGGCTACATTATGAAGCAAGAAGCTACGGAGAAGGTTCTCGTGGCTGTAAGGCGCATTCTCGGGGGAGAAATCTATCTGAGTGATCGAATGGCCAGCAAGCTGCTCCATCAGTACATCAGTGGAGCTTCAACAGATTTGGATTCACAACTCTCCGCTCTCTCCGATCGCGAATTAGAAGTATTCCGCCTTATTGGTGAGGGTCGCGGGACTCGCCAGATTGCAGAAAAGCTGCACCTCAGCATAAAAACGGTTGAAACCTATCAGGCACATATCAAGGACAAGCTTTCGCTTCGCAGCGGACGCGAACTTGTACAGCATGCCATTCAATCGAAGCTCCGATAG
- a CDS encoding hydrogenase expression protein HypE has product MTAKQAPHGRVTQKAPAVAEVHIVWMTAGLGCDGDSVSITAATQPSIEDVLLGAIPGLPKVHLHNPVLAYEVGDDFLKYWYLAEEGKLDPFVLVVEGSIPNEKIKKEGYWAALGTNPDTGQPITTNEWINRLAPKALAVIGCGTCATYGGIHAMEGNPTGCMGLADYLGWDWKSKAGLPIVNVPGCPVQPDNFMETVLYLLYQVAGLAPMIPLDDQLRPTWLFGRTVHEGCDRAGYYEGGDFATSYGSPKCIVKLGCWGPVVNCNVPKRGWMAGLGGCPNVGGICIGCTMPGFPDKFMPFMDEPPGAKLSSTAIGAYGKGIRALRALTNETVNKEPKWRHPRAQLTTGYHPRSY; this is encoded by the coding sequence ATGACAGCGAAACAAGCACCTCATGGCCGCGTTACTCAGAAAGCGCCGGCCGTGGCAGAAGTGCACATTGTCTGGATGACTGCCGGCTTGGGCTGCGATGGAGATTCGGTCTCAATCACGGCGGCTACGCAGCCCAGTATAGAAGATGTTTTGCTCGGCGCCATTCCCGGTCTGCCGAAGGTGCATCTGCACAATCCTGTTCTCGCCTATGAGGTTGGCGATGACTTCCTGAAGTACTGGTACCTGGCGGAGGAAGGCAAACTCGATCCGTTTGTGCTTGTCGTCGAGGGGTCTATTCCAAACGAAAAGATAAAAAAAGAAGGCTATTGGGCCGCGTTAGGAACCAACCCAGACACAGGGCAGCCAATTACAACGAATGAGTGGATCAATCGTCTTGCTCCGAAAGCACTGGCCGTAATTGGCTGTGGAACGTGCGCAACATATGGCGGCATTCATGCAATGGAAGGTAATCCAACGGGCTGCATGGGGCTGGCGGACTATCTGGGATGGGACTGGAAATCGAAGGCGGGTTTGCCGATTGTGAATGTTCCCGGCTGCCCTGTTCAGCCGGATAATTTCATGGAGACGGTTCTGTACTTGCTATATCAGGTGGCCGGCTTGGCTCCTATGATCCCGCTCGATGATCAACTCAGGCCTACGTGGCTGTTCGGCAGGACCGTACACGAAGGCTGCGACCGTGCCGGATATTACGAAGGCGGAGACTTTGCGACTTCATACGGCTCACCCAAATGCATCGTGAAGTTGGGATGCTGGGGCCCCGTCGTGAACTGCAACGTGCCCAAGCGCGGCTGGATGGCAGGGCTCGGAGGCTGTCCTAACGTGGGCGGAATTTGTATCGGCTGCACAATGCCCGGATTCCCTGATAAATTCATGCCCTTCATGGATGAGCCTCCAGGCGCAAAGCTATCGAGCACGGCCATTGGCGCTTATGGCAAAGGAATTCGGGCTCTGCGAGCCCTTACCAACGAAACCGTGAACAAAGAGCCGAAGTGGCGACATCCACGTGCTCAGCTGACAACCGGATATCATCCGAGATCCTATTAA
- a CDS encoding DUF6893 family small protein, producing MKRAIWTLASLGMLTLLVTLAPDIRRYLRIRCM from the coding sequence ATGAAGAGAGCAATTTGGACTTTAGCTTCTTTGGGCATGCTTACCCTTTTAGTTACGCTGGCACCGGATATTCGCCGCTATCTCCGCATTCGCTGTATGTAA
- a CDS encoding hydrogenase expression protein HypE — translation MCSQEKADRQPLPISEIEVLWITAGLGCDGDTIAATAATQPSIEDIVLGALPWIPKVHFHNPFLASEVGDDFMAHFHAAAEGKSRPFILVLEGSVPNEKNKKVGYWASFGTDRTTGQPITTCEWIDRLAPKAWAIIAAGTCATYGGIHAMEGNPTGCMGLPDYLGWKWRSIAGIPIVCVPGCPVQPDNFMETLLYLLTMAAGRAPIIPLDECLRPAWLFGSTLHEGCDRGGYYEQAQFAEEYGSPLCIVKLGCWGPVVQCNVGKRGWMGGIGGCPNVGGICIGCTMPGFPDKFMPFMNQPPGSLLSSAAVQTYGRAIHALRRFTQASLNKEPIWRQKMSSSGNQNEMA, via the coding sequence ATGTGTTCTCAGGAAAAGGCAGACCGCCAGCCGCTGCCCATTTCGGAGATTGAAGTTCTCTGGATCACTGCGGGTCTGGGTTGCGATGGGGACACGATCGCCGCCACAGCCGCTACGCAGCCAAGCATTGAGGACATTGTTCTTGGAGCGCTTCCTTGGATTCCCAAGGTACACTTTCACAATCCATTTCTTGCTTCTGAAGTTGGAGACGACTTCATGGCGCATTTTCACGCCGCTGCTGAAGGCAAATCAAGGCCCTTCATTCTCGTGCTGGAAGGCTCTGTCCCCAACGAGAAGAATAAGAAGGTGGGATATTGGGCATCGTTCGGAACTGACCGTACAACGGGCCAGCCTATTACCACATGCGAATGGATTGACCGACTTGCGCCGAAAGCATGGGCAATCATCGCGGCAGGCACTTGCGCAACGTATGGCGGAATCCATGCGATGGAAGGCAATCCAACCGGATGCATGGGCCTGCCTGATTATCTTGGCTGGAAATGGCGCTCGATCGCGGGCATTCCCATTGTTTGCGTTCCAGGCTGCCCTGTTCAACCCGACAATTTCATGGAGACGCTGCTCTATCTGCTGACCATGGCCGCCGGTCGCGCTCCCATCATTCCGCTCGATGAATGTCTGCGACCCGCATGGCTCTTTGGCAGCACGTTGCATGAAGGCTGCGATCGGGGCGGATACTATGAGCAGGCGCAGTTTGCGGAAGAGTACGGATCGCCGCTCTGCATCGTGAAGCTGGGCTGCTGGGGTCCGGTGGTGCAATGCAATGTGGGTAAGCGCGGCTGGATGGGTGGCATCGGCGGCTGCCCCAACGTTGGAGGCATATGCATCGGGTGCACGATGCCAGGGTTTCCGGACAAGTTCATGCCGTTTATGAATCAGCCGCCCGGTTCCTTACTTTCGTCGGCCGCGGTGCAAACCTACGGACGCGCCATCCACGCCCTTCGGCGGTTCACCCAGGCGTCACTCAATAAAGAACCGATCTGGCGACAGAAGATGTCTTCGTCAGGCAACCAGAATGAAATGGCGTAA
- a CDS encoding TonB-dependent receptor, with protein sequence MRSVLRLLILLLPLATLSCTSVLIAQTFRGTLLGTVTDASGAVIPGAPISVKNMDTGIERTTQSNSDGAFTVPELPVGRYSITVSMTGFNPYQADGLEVTVGSQVNLNVTLQTGGLKEEVVVSANALQVETTSNTLGATLTTQDVKNLPVNGRDYTKLIYLSPGVTGSPDQISDSPGSFGAFSVNGARGRSNNFLLDGTDMNDGYRNDPAVNEPGVFGAPATILPIDAVSELRVLSNYEPEYGRSAGGIINIVTKSGTNDFHGTAAEYFRNNALDARNYFNPRGQTQAPFHNNQFGGSIGGPIIRNRTFFFFDYEGQRESVGTVSQACVPDPAYIASLGGVTNAVTAAILARNPWPTPNLSGVTTGPTGCSAPNAAVIAPSSNLITSLIAKVDHNFNQSNMLSGRYFYGDSTQSFPLALSGGGILPGFNTFTPTRVQLVSISLVSILGPNKVNEARMGWNRFAEGFFPEDRSFNPSSIGLNVGTGSADEGLPVIAVGSYSVIGASKSDPRQRFDSNWQGFDNFSWTTGKHSLKFGYEFRRTSITQFLGTNFRGRLVFDTLADFLAGTVTNGTQSLGYSQRHSYQNNHGLYFQDSYRVMPTLTLNYGMRWDYFGVFHEKNDLLSNVTAFDPPGGTLTLTQVGQPGLGSLYKPDYLNFAPRVSFSYDPRGKGQTVIRSGFGVFFDAYSQDVFLAHLPYNSSFDPGPAYNPLGPAPIFSVAANGGTIVSGAPVFSAPGATPSGDIFSVDRNIRTPYMMNYNLNVQQKIGSYALVQVGYVGSVGRRLLRFRDINQPGQAAITATDIAFAQGNTYPNPITGNRVPCYPGGGPGCIPIFNSASRVYLNNPYGAFYINQEESTSHSNYNSFQVNLRVPDWHGISTILNYNWSHSFDNASDSEDFVPNASQPNNSTRPDLEYADSNFDVRNRFTLVFGYELPKMQGSMQLLRNGWGLDSTVTLQDGQPFNLNYNYEDDYSGSGEGFDRPDIVARPQYKTNPAVFLDLSSFAVPCSLTQYALTNGITGKAQDCVPGTRHFGNLGRDSLRGLSYKNWDFAVYKNTNFSERFSLQLRAEFFNIVNHPNFASPLLPAFIADAAPNGFSQSGSREVSAGFYPITATGDVGLGNPFLGGGGPRGIQLAAKFTF encoded by the coding sequence ATGCGTTCGGTCTTGCGGCTTCTCATCCTCCTGTTGCCTCTCGCAACTCTATCCTGCACATCTGTCCTCATTGCTCAAACATTTCGGGGCACTCTGCTTGGCACTGTGACTGATGCGTCCGGAGCGGTGATTCCCGGTGCTCCCATCTCAGTGAAGAACATGGATACCGGCATCGAACGAACGACGCAGAGCAATAGCGACGGCGCGTTTACAGTACCGGAACTTCCCGTTGGACGCTACAGCATCACCGTAAGCATGACGGGATTCAACCCGTACCAGGCTGACGGACTGGAAGTGACCGTAGGAAGTCAGGTAAATCTTAACGTCACGCTGCAGACTGGCGGCCTGAAGGAAGAAGTCGTCGTATCAGCCAATGCTCTCCAGGTTGAGACCACATCGAATACGCTGGGCGCAACTTTGACCACCCAGGACGTGAAGAATCTTCCCGTAAATGGGCGTGACTACACTAAGCTCATCTATCTCTCGCCCGGAGTCACCGGCTCACCCGATCAGATCAGTGATTCCCCTGGCTCTTTTGGCGCATTTTCCGTAAATGGCGCTCGCGGGCGTTCCAACAATTTCCTGCTCGACGGCACCGACATGAACGACGGCTACCGCAACGACCCGGCCGTCAATGAGCCCGGCGTTTTCGGCGCGCCGGCGACCATCCTGCCCATCGATGCCGTCTCGGAACTGCGGGTGCTTTCGAACTACGAGCCCGAGTACGGACGCAGCGCCGGTGGCATCATCAACATTGTCACCAAGAGCGGCACAAATGATTTTCACGGGACGGCTGCGGAGTACTTCCGCAACAACGCTCTCGATGCGCGGAATTACTTCAATCCCAGGGGACAAACGCAGGCGCCGTTCCACAACAATCAGTTCGGAGGGTCAATCGGCGGCCCCATCATTCGCAACCGTACCTTCTTCTTCTTCGACTATGAAGGTCAACGCGAGAGCGTCGGAACGGTGAGCCAGGCGTGTGTTCCGGATCCCGCGTACATTGCCAGTCTGGGCGGCGTCACCAATGCAGTCACTGCGGCGATCCTCGCCCGCAATCCATGGCCCACTCCGAACCTAAGCGGAGTAACCACAGGTCCAACCGGCTGCAGCGCGCCCAATGCAGCGGTGATTGCGCCCTCCAGCAATCTGATTACCAGCCTCATCGCAAAGGTCGATCACAATTTCAACCAGAGCAACATGCTCAGCGGGCGCTATTTTTACGGCGACAGTACGCAGAGTTTTCCGCTGGCGTTGTCAGGCGGTGGCATTCTCCCCGGATTCAACACATTCACTCCCACACGCGTACAGCTAGTCTCGATCTCGCTGGTTTCGATCCTCGGGCCGAACAAGGTGAACGAGGCCCGCATGGGATGGAACCGATTTGCCGAAGGATTCTTTCCTGAGGATCGTAGCTTTAATCCGAGTTCCATCGGACTGAATGTTGGCACCGGCTCAGCGGACGAGGGACTGCCTGTGATCGCTGTTGGCAGCTATTCGGTGATTGGCGCCAGCAAGTCCGATCCGCGTCAGCGCTTTGACTCCAACTGGCAGGGCTTCGACAACTTCTCCTGGACCACGGGAAAACACTCATTGAAATTCGGCTACGAATTCCGGCGCACCAGCATTACGCAGTTCCTGGGCACGAACTTTCGCGGACGCCTTGTATTTGACACGCTTGCTGACTTTCTCGCTGGAACCGTAACCAATGGCACACAATCGCTCGGCTACTCGCAGCGCCACAGCTACCAGAACAATCACGGTCTGTACTTCCAGGACAGCTACCGCGTGATGCCGACCCTGACTTTGAACTACGGAATGCGCTGGGACTACTTCGGTGTCTTCCACGAGAAGAACGACCTGCTGAGCAACGTCACGGCATTCGACCCCCCTGGAGGCACTCTGACCCTTACCCAGGTGGGCCAACCGGGATTGGGCAGCCTCTATAAGCCCGATTATCTAAACTTTGCTCCTCGCGTCAGCTTTTCGTACGATCCGCGCGGCAAGGGACAGACCGTTATTCGCAGTGGATTCGGCGTCTTCTTCGATGCCTATTCTCAAGATGTCTTTCTCGCGCACCTGCCGTATAACAGTTCCTTCGATCCCGGCCCCGCCTATAATCCGCTCGGCCCGGCGCCGATTTTCTCTGTGGCTGCCAATGGAGGTACCATCGTCTCCGGTGCGCCCGTGTTCTCTGCACCCGGAGCAACTCCCTCCGGCGACATCTTTTCGGTGGATCGTAATATTCGCACGCCGTACATGATGAACTACAACCTGAATGTGCAGCAGAAGATTGGAAGTTATGCTCTTGTGCAGGTTGGCTACGTGGGTTCTGTGGGACGCCGTTTGTTGCGCTTCCGCGATATCAATCAGCCTGGTCAGGCTGCCATCACCGCGACCGATATTGCGTTTGCACAAGGGAACACCTATCCCAACCCCATAACCGGAAACCGTGTTCCTTGCTATCCCGGTGGTGGGCCTGGCTGCATTCCCATCTTCAATAGCGCGAGCCGCGTTTACCTCAATAACCCCTACGGCGCGTTCTACATCAATCAGGAGGAGTCCACTTCTCACTCCAACTACAACTCCTTCCAGGTCAATCTGCGCGTCCCGGACTGGCACGGAATCAGCACCATTCTCAACTACAACTGGTCCCACTCCTTCGATAATGCGAGCGACAGTGAAGACTTTGTGCCGAATGCTTCCCAGCCAAACAACAGCACGCGCCCGGACCTCGAATATGCCGACTCGAATTTCGACGTCCGCAACCGTTTTACTTTGGTCTTCGGTTATGAGTTGCCAAAGATGCAGGGAAGCATGCAGCTACTCCGCAATGGCTGGGGGCTTGACAGCACAGTCACGCTGCAGGACGGCCAGCCCTTCAACCTGAACTACAACTACGAAGACGACTACAGCGGAAGTGGCGAAGGGTTCGATCGCCCCGACATCGTGGCGCGGCCGCAATACAAGACCAACCCTGCTGTATTCCTTGACCTCTCTTCGTTCGCAGTCCCGTGTTCGCTGACACAATATGCATTAACCAACGGCATCACCGGCAAGGCGCAGGACTGCGTTCCCGGCACGCGGCATTTCGGCAATCTGGGTCGCGATTCTTTGCGGGGACTTTCCTATAAGAACTGGGACTTTGCGGTTTATAAGAACACCAACTTCTCCGAGCGTTTTTCGCTTCAGTTGCGAGCGGAGTTCTTCAACATCGTGAATCACCCAAACTTCGCGAGCCCATTGCTGCCAGCATTTATTGCAGACGCCGCACCGAACGGCTTCTCCCAGAGCGGTTCGCGTGAAGTGAGCGCTGGATTTTACCCCATCACCGCAACCGGAGATGTAGGTTTGGGCAATCCCTTCCTCGGTGGAGGTGGCCCGAGAGGCATTCAGTTGGCTGCCAAATTTACTTTCTAA
- a CDS encoding 6-phosphogluconolactonase: protein MGRAAAEQAAAAIRAAIRDRGSARIVVATAASQKEFLEELTNSPGIDWRLVEVFHLDEYIGLDITHPGSFRKMLLDQLIYKTGILNYHLLDGDGDVASVVQSASQAIASAPIDIAFLGIGENGHLAFNDPPADFEEEEPYLVVTLDEACRRQQVGEAWFADITAVPLQAISMSVKQILKVRELLAVVPGPQKAPAIKACFNGEISPMAPASILRTHANVTVYLDEDSAALLDRKLYSGSISSAPSK from the coding sequence ATGGGCAGGGCTGCTGCAGAGCAGGCTGCTGCGGCGATTCGGGCGGCAATTCGCGACCGTGGCTCTGCGCGTATCGTAGTCGCGACTGCGGCATCACAGAAGGAATTTCTCGAGGAGCTAACCAATTCCCCTGGAATTGATTGGCGACTGGTTGAGGTCTTCCATCTGGATGAATACATCGGTCTGGATATTACTCATCCCGGTAGCTTTCGCAAAATGCTTTTGGACCAGCTCATTTACAAAACCGGAATCCTCAACTATCACTTGCTTGACGGTGATGGTGATGTTGCATCGGTTGTGCAGAGTGCCAGTCAGGCGATAGCTTCGGCCCCGATCGACATTGCGTTTCTTGGAATCGGCGAGAATGGGCATCTGGCTTTCAACGATCCACCAGCGGATTTCGAGGAAGAAGAACCCTATCTGGTTGTGACGCTCGACGAAGCCTGCCGTCGCCAGCAAGTAGGTGAAGCTTGGTTTGCTGATATCACCGCGGTTCCGCTGCAAGCGATATCAATGTCAGTCAAGCAGATTCTAAAGGTGAGAGAACTTCTTGCAGTTGTACCGGGTCCGCAAAAGGCGCCAGCCATCAAAGCTTGTTTCAATGGAGAGATCAGCCCCATGGCGCCGGCTTCAATCCTAAGAACGCATGCAAACGTCACTGTATATCTTGACGAAGACTCCGCAGCCCTCCTGGATCGGAAGTTATATTCTGGCTCAATCAGCTCAGCCCCTTCGAAATGA
- a CDS encoding MFS transporter: MSLSNRARPILSLRWWIGGILFASTVINYIDRQTLSLLAPYLKVQYRWTNSDYATIVIGFRVAYTLGQALSGRLLDRIGVRRGLTITVVWYSVISILTSLSRGFFSFTMFRFLLGAGESANWPAATKAVSEWFPKEERALATALFDSGSSIGGAIAPFLILPIYFRWGWRPAFMIPGLLGFLWLIVWRWLYQPPERHSRISAAELQYIVADKSEDDVSKSALSPHWIDLLKFPQTWGIIISRLFTDPVWFFVTDWFPIYLVAKGIALKSGLIAIWIPFISADLGNFFGGALSGYLIQRGWQVGVARKAVVIFGGIGVTMLIPTIFTNNLYLIAGLFGLASLAYSAFSTMANVFPSDVFHGGSVASISGLSGSAAGVGTIVAFYFVGHLSDARQSMGSNSFDPIIVVAGLVPFAGMLLVLLLVRNTRATDEGLIKRI, from the coding sequence ATGAGCCTATCGAACAGAGCGCGGCCAATACTGTCGTTGCGCTGGTGGATTGGCGGCATTCTTTTTGCTTCGACCGTTATCAACTACATCGACCGCCAGACCCTGTCACTGCTGGCTCCCTATCTGAAGGTGCAGTATCGTTGGACGAACAGTGATTATGCCACCATTGTGATCGGGTTTCGTGTTGCCTATACCTTGGGGCAGGCCTTATCCGGTCGCCTGCTGGATCGCATTGGGGTTCGACGAGGCCTGACGATCACAGTGGTTTGGTATTCGGTCATTTCAATCCTGACGTCGTTATCTCGAGGTTTCTTCAGTTTCACGATGTTTCGCTTTCTGTTGGGAGCAGGTGAATCGGCGAATTGGCCAGCTGCGACCAAGGCAGTCTCGGAGTGGTTTCCGAAAGAAGAGCGCGCACTAGCCACAGCCTTGTTCGATAGCGGCTCATCGATCGGAGGCGCTATTGCACCCTTCTTGATTCTTCCGATCTACTTTCGTTGGGGCTGGCGTCCAGCATTTATGATTCCTGGACTGCTTGGTTTTCTCTGGCTAATCGTCTGGCGCTGGCTTTATCAGCCTCCAGAGAGGCATAGCCGCATCAGCGCTGCCGAATTGCAATACATCGTGGCAGATAAGAGTGAAGACGACGTGTCGAAAAGCGCGTTGTCTCCGCACTGGATCGACCTTCTGAAGTTTCCTCAAACCTGGGGAATCATCATCTCCAGGCTGTTTACAGATCCCGTCTGGTTTTTTGTCACCGATTGGTTTCCGATTTACCTGGTGGCGAAAGGGATCGCACTCAAGAGTGGCTTGATTGCTATTTGGATACCGTTCATTAGCGCAGATCTGGGCAACTTCTTCGGCGGCGCTCTTTCCGGTTACTTGATTCAACGTGGATGGCAGGTCGGCGTCGCTCGCAAAGCGGTGGTTATCTTTGGTGGCATTGGCGTGACAATGCTGATCCCCACCATTTTTACGAACAACCTGTATCTCATCGCAGGCCTATTTGGTCTGGCTTCTTTGGCTTATTCTGCTTTCTCAACGATGGCGAATGTGTTTCCGTCGGATGTGTTTCATGGAGGCTCGGTAGCTTCGATTAGCGGACTAAGTGGAAGTGCAGCTGGCGTCGGAACGATCGTGGCATTCTATTTCGTGGGACACCTCAGCGACGCGCGTCAATCAATGGGGAGCAACTCTTTCGACCCCATCATTGTTGTTGCAGGGTTAGTTCCTTTCGCAGGAATGCTCTTAGTGCTGTTGCTTGTGCGCAATACCAGAGCGACGGATGAAGGATTAATTAAGAGGATCTAG
- a CDS encoding PAS domain-containing sensor histidine kinase — MREIGQAEALLFDLASVFNNSSAGSGSIGEYCVSDAPSADAQTPDLEAKYRALLEQMPAVVFMVYLDRGISEAYVSPQIEAALGYSREEWLEDPIRWYQHIHPDDKQRWSVEAAEMFLTGKPLRSSYRVIARDGRVIWFHCDARMVRRDDGRPWFIHGVAFDISDLKRVEEKLEEERNFVTTILDTVGALVVVLDDAGRILRFNPACELTTGYSIEEVQGKCIWDLFLLPEEAARFRTMFEVLRADLLTQDYQSTWMTKHGEQRLIAWTSTLLHGNGGTSNYVIATGIDITERKQLEKAILDISAREQRRIGQDLHDGLGQHLTGIAFMAKVHEARLAEHKRSETEDATKIVKLVNEAIHKTRELARGLLPVVSDSHGLMSALQVWTAEVEDLFGVSCRFQCESPVLIHDVTTATHLYHIAQEAVNNAMKHGEAQNIVIELTADQERGRLAVRDDGKGIADVSERAQGMGRHIMRYRAGMVGGALEIQRVPPRGTVVICSFPMKDCG, encoded by the coding sequence TTGAGAGAGATCGGTCAGGCGGAGGCCCTCCTCTTCGATCTAGCCAGTGTTTTTAATAATTCGTCCGCAGGTTCGGGGTCAATCGGAGAATATTGCGTTTCGGATGCGCCGAGTGCGGATGCGCAAACGCCGGACCTCGAAGCTAAATACCGTGCCCTGCTGGAACAAATGCCGGCAGTCGTGTTCATGGTTTATCTCGATCGAGGAATCAGTGAGGCTTACGTTAGCCCGCAGATCGAAGCGGCCCTTGGCTATTCGCGGGAAGAATGGCTGGAAGATCCCATTCGCTGGTATCAGCATATCCACCCGGACGACAAACAGCGGTGGAGTGTGGAAGCCGCGGAAATGTTCCTAACGGGCAAGCCGCTGCGATCCTCATATCGTGTCATTGCGCGAGACGGACGGGTGATCTGGTTCCATTGCGATGCCCGTATGGTGCGCCGCGATGATGGACGTCCGTGGTTTATTCACGGCGTGGCATTCGACATATCGGATCTCAAACGAGTTGAAGAAAAGCTCGAGGAAGAGCGTAACTTTGTAACCACGATTCTGGACACGGTGGGAGCGCTGGTCGTCGTCCTAGATGACGCGGGACGTATCCTGCGGTTTAATCCTGCGTGTGAACTCACCACCGGTTATTCGATTGAAGAGGTGCAGGGCAAATGCATATGGGACCTGTTTCTCCTTCCCGAAGAAGCAGCCCGTTTCAGGACCATGTTTGAAGTGCTGCGCGCTGATCTGCTCACTCAGGATTACCAGAGCACTTGGATGACAAAGCATGGGGAGCAGCGATTGATCGCGTGGACGAGCACATTGCTGCACGGAAACGGCGGCACCTCAAACTATGTCATCGCTACGGGAATCGATATCACGGAACGGAAGCAATTGGAAAAAGCGATTCTCGACATCAGCGCGCGCGAACAGCGCCGCATTGGCCAGGACTTGCATGATGGTTTGGGGCAGCATCTCACCGGAATCGCTTTTATGGCCAAGGTTCATGAGGCGAGACTGGCGGAGCACAAGCGGTCGGAAACAGAAGATGCCACAAAGATTGTGAAGCTTGTTAATGAAGCCATACACAAAACACGCGAACTCGCCCGCGGTTTGCTTCCGGTAGTCTCCGATTCACACGGGCTCATGTCTGCTTTGCAAGTTTGGACGGCAGAAGTAGAGGATTTATTTGGAGTATCATGCCGCTTTCAGTGCGAATCGCCCGTCCTGATTCACGACGTGACGACAGCTACGCACCTATATCACATTGCGCAGGAGGCCGTGAACAACGCAATGAAGCACGGAGAGGCTCAGAATATCGTGATTGAATTGACGGCTGACCAGGAACGAGGCAGACTCGCCGTTCGCGACGACGGCAAAGGCATTGCGGATGTATCTGAACGAGCCCAGGGAATGGGACGACATATTATGCGCTACAGAGCTGGAATGGTCGGAGGAGCGCTTGAGATACAACGAGTCCCACCGCGCGGGACCGTGGTGATCTGTAGTTTTCCGATGAAAGATTGCGGATAG